The following are from one region of the Rosistilla carotiformis genome:
- a CDS encoding AlkZ-related protein, with protein sequence MLKTFDQAYQFVLAHKVCTVFGSQCSNYPSLWDNTDLPEAKPKEGGWSPKVKAVWDWKTRIPQTYSESVFYGKVPGGDAALIEMQHFREVHYPAAFQPVCELDSLAQEVYQFIRLEPDYTGPLRKRAIARLACTKSQFDTALKKLQVSLNIVRSNDPKLKNDFWLPMHEVHLDIVQQHQPPS encoded by the coding sequence ATGCTAAAGACATTTGATCAAGCCTACCAATTTGTGCTGGCTCACAAAGTCTGCACGGTCTTTGGCAGCCAATGTTCGAACTACCCGTCGCTGTGGGACAACACCGATCTACCGGAGGCGAAGCCCAAGGAGGGCGGATGGAGCCCTAAGGTCAAAGCGGTTTGGGACTGGAAGACTCGGATTCCGCAGACCTATTCCGAATCGGTCTTCTACGGAAAAGTGCCCGGTGGCGATGCGGCGTTGATCGAGATGCAGCACTTCCGCGAGGTCCATTACCCCGCGGCGTTCCAACCGGTCTGCGAATTGGATTCGCTGGCACAAGAGGTCTACCAATTCATCCGCCTCGAACCCGACTACACCGGTCCGCTGCGGAAGCGAGCGATCGCACGACTCGCCTGCACGAAGAGCCAATTCGACACGGCGCTGAAGAAGCTGCAGGTCAGCCTGAACATCGTCCGCTCCAACGATCCCAAACTCAAAAACGACTTCTGGTTGCCGATGCATGAAGTCCATTTGGATATCGTCCAACAGCATCAACCGCCAAGCTAA
- a CDS encoding DUF202 domain-containing protein, with translation MSNDNVNSESQNAPAQPDTGLDRTLMAEERTCSAWVRTGLASMATGLAIAKVMPNAEPRWAVTTLGMILVFVAVLSFAIGFVGYARGIKYCQPAARNAMPFWVLAVFCNLLAAAAILTASFILQDEPTSGSTPGNIHVQQPSTHR, from the coding sequence ATGAGCAACGATAACGTGAATTCAGAGAGCCAGAACGCCCCCGCCCAACCCGACACCGGTTTGGATCGAACGTTGATGGCGGAAGAGCGAACCTGTTCGGCATGGGTCCGGACCGGGCTGGCATCGATGGCGACGGGTTTGGCGATTGCCAAGGTGATGCCCAACGCTGAACCGCGATGGGCCGTCACCACGCTGGGAATGATCCTCGTATTCGTCGCCGTCCTCTCGTTTGCGATCGGATTTGTCGGATACGCTCGCGGCATCAAATATTGCCAACCAGCGGCCCGCAACGCGATGCCGTTCTGGGTGTTGGCCGTCTTCTGCAACCTATTGGCGGCAGCCGCGATCCTGACCGCCAGCTTCATCCTGCAAGACGAACCGACATCGGGCTCCACACCTGGAAACATTCACGTGCAACAACCATCGACACACCGCTGA
- a CDS encoding YeiH family protein — translation MSNEPGSQPSDNDAAPDGDDTVTLPPERHSLWTDMRTAEDWWAIWCAALLLVFAFGAVWLGRPDGLAESIGMGEPLEVVSPLKAYLSKPGSWEADPLASLDGKLVGIGGVFHVLAVLCGFAMWCRGKSAAAFLAGFPIVFLLATLAYVLAGQSVLKAYNLEYALWALLVGLIISNTIGTPAFLRPAIMTEFFIKTGLVLLGAEVLMSRLLALGLPGVFVAWVVTPIVLVSTYIFGQKVLKIPSRSLNMVISADMSVCGVSAAIATAASCKAKKEELSLAIGMSLSFTVIMMVVLPAIIKATGMSPTLGGAWLGGTIDSTGAVAAAGAVLGDEALEVAATVKMIQNILIGVTAFCVAIYWVTYVERDPSAPRVGASEIWYRFPKFVLGFVAMSILFSVLYSTMTAGPELINAMIKGSTKTLRGWLFCLAFVSIGLETNFKQLLPQLKGGKPLILYVCGQTLNLCLTLLMAYLMFEVVFAPVVEQ, via the coding sequence ATGAGCAACGAACCAGGTTCTCAACCATCCGACAACGATGCCGCCCCCGACGGTGATGACACGGTCACGTTGCCGCCGGAGCGCCACAGTTTATGGACCGACATGCGGACCGCCGAAGATTGGTGGGCGATTTGGTGTGCCGCACTTTTGTTGGTCTTTGCATTTGGTGCGGTTTGGCTGGGGCGGCCCGACGGGCTGGCCGAAAGCATCGGAATGGGAGAACCTTTGGAAGTCGTGAGCCCTCTGAAGGCGTACCTCTCCAAACCGGGCTCCTGGGAAGCGGATCCGCTGGCGTCGCTCGATGGCAAACTGGTCGGCATCGGCGGCGTCTTCCACGTGCTGGCGGTCCTGTGCGGTTTCGCGATGTGGTGTCGCGGCAAATCGGCAGCCGCCTTTCTGGCAGGGTTCCCGATCGTCTTCCTGCTCGCCACGCTGGCCTACGTGCTGGCCGGGCAAAGCGTGCTCAAAGCGTACAACCTGGAATACGCGTTGTGGGCATTGCTGGTCGGATTGATCATCAGTAACACAATCGGCACTCCAGCATTTCTGCGGCCGGCGATCATGACGGAGTTCTTCATCAAGACCGGTTTGGTGCTGTTGGGAGCAGAGGTCTTGATGAGCCGCTTGTTGGCTCTTGGCCTGCCCGGCGTCTTTGTCGCCTGGGTCGTAACGCCAATCGTCTTGGTATCCACTTACATATTCGGCCAGAAGGTTTTGAAGATCCCATCGCGATCGTTGAACATGGTGATCTCGGCCGACATGTCGGTCTGCGGCGTCTCCGCGGCGATCGCGACCGCAGCCTCGTGCAAAGCCAAAAAGGAAGAGCTATCGCTTGCGATTGGCATGTCGCTCAGCTTCACCGTGATCATGATGGTCGTGCTGCCCGCGATCATCAAAGCGACGGGAATGAGTCCGACTCTGGGCGGTGCCTGGCTGGGCGGGACGATCGATTCGACAGGCGCGGTCGCCGCCGCCGGTGCAGTGTTGGGCGACGAAGCGTTAGAAGTTGCCGCGACGGTGAAGATGATCCAGAACATCCTGATCGGCGTGACAGCCTTTTGCGTCGCGATCTACTGGGTGACGTATGTCGAACGCGATCCGTCGGCGCCCCGCGTCGGAGCCTCGGAGATCTGGTACCGCTTCCCCAAATTTGTCCTCGGCTTCGTGGCGATGTCGATCCTGTTTTCGGTACTCTATTCGACGATGACCGCCGGCCCTGAATTGATCAACGCGATGATCAAAGGCTCGACCAAAACGCTGCGTGGCTGGCTCTTCTGCCTGGCCTTTGTCAGCATCGGGCTGGAGACCAACTTCAAGCAACTCCTTCCGCAACTCAAAGGCGGCAAGCCGTTGATCCTTTACGTCTGCGGCCAGACACTGAACCTGTGCCTGACACTTCTGATGGCCTACCTGATGTTCGAAGTCGTCTTTGCCCCTGTGGTTGAACAATGA
- a CDS encoding MarR family winged helix-turn-helix transcriptional regulator: protein MDDLRHELKRCQPFASVAQEAIVSLARTGDQLDNQLSQFFRPRELTFSQYNLLRILDMEDRPLTCGEIGDRLVQIVPAVTALVDRLLRRDLVTRERSEEDRRTVYVAITDAGRKLVRPASEELREFEDNLINGLKQKEQKELIRLLQLVRASMSCAAKQRAASGNRQSN, encoded by the coding sequence ATGGACGACCTGCGTCACGAACTAAAACGCTGCCAACCCTTTGCGAGCGTTGCCCAAGAGGCGATTGTCAGCCTGGCACGAACCGGCGACCAACTAGACAATCAACTGTCACAATTTTTCCGTCCTCGTGAGTTGACGTTTTCGCAATACAACCTGTTGCGAATCCTGGACATGGAAGATCGCCCGCTAACCTGTGGCGAAATCGGTGACCGGTTGGTGCAAATCGTTCCCGCCGTCACCGCGCTGGTCGATCGGTTGCTGCGCCGCGATCTCGTCACGCGCGAGCGATCCGAAGAGGACCGGCGAACCGTCTATGTCGCGATCACCGACGCGGGCAGAAAGCTTGTTCGTCCCGCCAGCGAAGAGCTTCGCGAATTTGAAGACAACTTGATCAACGGCCTCAAACAGAAGGAGCAGAAAGAACTGATCCGCTTGCTGCAATTGGTTCGCGCCAGCATGAGCTGCGCCGCCAAGCAAAGAGCGGCCAGCGGCAACCGCCAATCAAATTAA
- a CDS encoding FAD/NAD(P)-binding protein, whose product MQTTAIIGGGFSGTLAAVNLARFATTPQRVVIINSGRPFGRGTAYGTTRGEHLLNVAARNMSAFPDHPSHFFDWLRSRCDYDGLSDDVLRETFIPRRIFGDYVRGLASHYLGGADPRSQVECQVVEDSAVDIQPRGENGGVVMLEHGEPIEAESVLLATGNQPPAGLPGSGKLANDRRYCGNPWTAWHENLPGDDKHIVILGTGLTAVDVIVTLRHKGWNGKITAISRNGMLPQRHFRGIAWPTSIPDDGQTRSLKELVSLIRQDCQRLRGASQNPAIAVDKLRSRTQQLWRDLSIDEKRQFLKDYAADWNVIRHRIAGPIHDAVTDSLDCGQLTILPATIESLDAGETSIEVQLAAGGEGPDRIHGDMVINCTGPKSRFSDSQIPLYRALFDRGIAKPDAMDMGIAVTDDFAVVGDDDRPSSFLYAIGPILKGTLWETIAVPELRQQAMAVVQTILKQKPIRVASPETIEYCI is encoded by the coding sequence ATGCAAACCACAGCCATCATCGGTGGCGGCTTCAGCGGAACGCTGGCGGCCGTCAATCTCGCTCGCTTCGCCACCACGCCTCAACGCGTCGTGATTATCAACTCGGGGCGCCCGTTTGGTCGCGGCACCGCCTATGGAACCACTCGCGGCGAACATTTGTTAAACGTTGCGGCGCGGAACATGTCGGCGTTTCCCGACCACCCCAGCCACTTCTTCGATTGGTTGCGATCGCGCTGCGACTACGACGGCCTCAGCGACGATGTGCTGCGAGAGACGTTTATCCCGCGGCGGATCTTCGGTGATTATGTTCGTGGGTTGGCGTCGCATTACCTAGGCGGGGCCGATCCTCGCAGCCAAGTCGAGTGTCAGGTCGTCGAGGATTCAGCCGTCGACATCCAGCCGCGCGGCGAAAACGGCGGTGTGGTGATGTTGGAGCATGGCGAGCCGATCGAAGCGGAATCGGTGCTGCTGGCAACGGGCAATCAGCCGCCGGCTGGGCTGCCGGGATCGGGCAAACTGGCCAACGATCGTCGCTACTGCGGCAATCCTTGGACGGCGTGGCACGAAAACCTGCCCGGCGACGACAAACACATCGTGATCTTGGGGACCGGGCTGACCGCCGTCGACGTGATTGTGACGCTGCGGCACAAAGGATGGAACGGCAAGATCACCGCGATCTCTCGGAATGGGATGCTGCCTCAGCGTCACTTCCGCGGCATCGCCTGGCCGACCTCGATCCCCGACGACGGCCAGACGCGATCGTTGAAGGAGTTGGTCAGCCTGATCCGACAGGACTGTCAGCGGTTGCGTGGTGCCAGTCAAAACCCAGCGATCGCTGTCGACAAGCTGCGCAGTCGGACGCAGCAATTATGGCGGGATCTTTCGATCGATGAAAAACGCCAGTTTTTGAAAGACTATGCGGCCGATTGGAATGTGATCCGGCATCGCATTGCCGGGCCGATCCACGACGCGGTCACTGATTCGTTGGACTGTGGGCAGTTGACGATCCTTCCCGCCACGATCGAATCGTTGGATGCGGGGGAGACGTCGATCGAAGTTCAGCTGGCTGCCGGCGGCGAAGGTCCCGATCGGATTCATGGCGATATGGTGATCAATTGCACCGGGCCGAAGTCGCGGTTTTCCGATTCACAGATTCCGCTGTATCGCGCCCTGTTCGATCGCGGCATCGCCAAGCCGGATGCGATGGACATGGGAATCGCCGTCACCGATGACTTCGCGGTCGTTGGGGATGATGATCGCCCGTCGTCGTTTCTGTATGCGATCGGTCCGATTTTGAAGGGGACTCTGTGGGAAACGATTGCCGTTCCCGAGCTTCGCCAGCAAGCGATGGCGGTCGTCCAAACGATCCTCAAACAGAAACCGATTCGCGTGGCCAGCCCCGAGACGATCGAGTACTGCATCTAA
- a CDS encoding DUF1559 domain-containing protein, with protein sequence MKTTKNRNAFTLVELLVVIAIIGILVGLLLPAVQAAREAARRMQCSNNIKQMGLALHNYHDTYNSLPPGWIDDSTNQNRMGWPTYLLPFIEQSAVYDGMKSVGAYNVTWYTLPEMTTGTAAVPTPYAKMVLDSYVCPSDPSRGINENLGGYGKSNYTGVGGAHYIASGGANGTFYDHSFIRFRDMLDGLSNAMIIGERSTVDQASRGFVKKGTIWIGAYSTGTYYHNNAIANASVYYSLNGKAGNYNFSSAHPGGVQFAFGDGSSHFISETIDLITYRDLASIADGNPLGEY encoded by the coding sequence ATGAAAACGACTAAGAATAGAAACGCGTTTACGCTCGTCGAGTTGTTGGTGGTGATCGCCATCATCGGCATTTTGGTTGGTCTGTTGTTGCCGGCGGTTCAGGCCGCACGCGAAGCAGCGCGTCGGATGCAGTGTAGTAACAACATCAAGCAGATGGGCCTGGCTTTGCACAATTACCACGACACATATAACTCCCTGCCGCCAGGGTGGATCGATGATTCGACCAATCAGAATCGCATGGGGTGGCCGACGTATCTACTTCCGTTCATCGAGCAATCGGCCGTCTACGACGGGATGAAAAGCGTGGGCGCGTACAATGTGACTTGGTATACGTTGCCTGAAATGACTACTGGCACCGCGGCAGTGCCGACGCCATACGCGAAGATGGTTTTGGATTCCTACGTCTGCCCTTCCGACCCTTCGCGTGGCATCAATGAAAATCTCGGTGGATACGGTAAGTCGAATTATACCGGCGTGGGGGGAGCACACTACATTGCTTCGGGTGGTGCAAACGGAACCTTCTACGATCACTCCTTCATTCGCTTTCGTGACATGCTGGACGGGCTGAGCAATGCGATGATCATTGGTGAGCGGAGCACCGTCGATCAGGCGAGTCGCGGCTTTGTGAAAAAGGGGACGATTTGGATCGGCGCCTATTCTACGGGTACGTACTACCACAACAATGCGATCGCCAACGCGTCGGTTTACTACAGCCTTAATGGTAAGGCTGGCAACTACAACTTCAGCAGTGCCCATCCGGGCGGAGTCCAGTTTGCGTTTGGAGATGGATCGTCTCACTTTATCAGCGAAACGATCGACCTGATCACCTACCGCGACTTGGCTTCGATTGCTGACGGAAACCCGCTAGGCGAATACTAA
- a CDS encoding exo-alpha-sialidase, whose amino-acid sequence MMFRSAAFPLLFVLGLIASIVRADEPVAKEYSTVMFSGDWVPEDPHRIDFDNLPRIPSQHVVISDVRKSKGVHQHNYLTFHDGRYWAMWSDGPAVEDRVGQRVSYATSKDGLEWSKPRYLTPELPGSGKGSRYYNTRSSEGFRWISRGFWQRDGELLALCSLDEGAGFFGKSLQLRAFRWDDREGVWNDHALVHENAINNFPPKLLPGGDWMMSRRTYDYKKRGVDFLVGGVDAIDDWDSFPVLGSSQGLAAEEPYWWVLPDGRLTALFRDNHRSGYLYRSFSEDNGRTWSRPHRTDFPDARSKFSGVQLADGRFVLVSNPHPKRRDPLALSVSDDGVVFTKMGYLAGGRHVDYPHVIQQDGHLLVAFATQKQTVEVLKIKLEDIDALTMPDKPLAVPPPYQPQAGDTILDAGNSDQVTVTGPWRSSDRDSERHGDSYLVLDPSAGGAVRFDLNLAEERTYEIFAMWSARGQRAKDVPFVIAHNDGTKTVHVDQERDGGVWNSLGTYSFSPAKASVEVAIEKAKNYVIVDAILVAPRR is encoded by the coding sequence ATGATGTTTCGCTCTGCAGCCTTTCCTTTGTTGTTCGTCTTGGGGCTGATAGCTTCGATTGTTCGGGCGGACGAACCTGTCGCCAAGGAGTATTCCACCGTGATGTTCTCGGGCGACTGGGTTCCGGAAGATCCTCATCGGATCGATTTCGACAACCTGCCGAGGATACCGTCGCAGCATGTCGTGATCAGCGATGTTCGGAAGTCCAAGGGTGTGCATCAGCACAATTATTTGACCTTCCACGATGGGAGATACTGGGCGATGTGGAGCGATGGCCCAGCGGTCGAGGATCGTGTTGGGCAGCGCGTTTCGTACGCGACCAGCAAGGACGGGCTCGAATGGAGCAAGCCGCGATACCTGACGCCCGAACTGCCGGGATCGGGGAAGGGTTCGAGATATTACAACACGCGCAGCAGCGAAGGCTTTCGTTGGATCTCGCGTGGCTTCTGGCAGCGCGATGGCGAACTGCTCGCTCTGTGTTCGCTCGACGAAGGGGCTGGCTTCTTCGGCAAAAGCCTCCAGTTGCGGGCATTCCGCTGGGATGATCGCGAGGGCGTTTGGAACGACCATGCCTTGGTGCACGAAAACGCCATCAACAACTTCCCGCCCAAGTTGTTACCCGGTGGCGATTGGATGATGTCGCGTCGAACGTACGACTACAAGAAACGTGGCGTCGATTTTTTGGTCGGTGGCGTCGACGCGATCGACGACTGGGATTCGTTTCCTGTGCTTGGGTCCAGTCAAGGGCTGGCGGCCGAAGAGCCTTATTGGTGGGTGCTGCCCGATGGCCGTTTGACCGCGCTGTTCCGCGACAATCATCGCAGCGGCTATCTGTACCGTTCGTTTTCCGAAGACAACGGTCGGACCTGGAGTCGGCCGCACCGCACCGATTTTCCCGATGCGCGGTCGAAGTTCAGCGGAGTTCAGTTGGCGGATGGTCGCTTTGTGTTGGTCTCCAATCCGCATCCAAAGCGACGCGATCCGTTGGCCCTTTCGGTTAGCGACGACGGTGTTGTCTTCACGAAGATGGGCTATCTCGCTGGCGGGCGGCATGTCGATTATCCCCATGTGATTCAACAGGACGGCCATCTGCTGGTCGCCTTCGCCACGCAAAAGCAGACGGTGGAAGTGTTGAAGATCAAGCTGGAGGATATCGACGCGTTAACGATGCCCGATAAACCGCTGGCCGTCCCGCCGCCGTATCAGCCGCAAGCTGGCGATACGATCCTGGATGCCGGCAACAGCGATCAAGTGACCGTCACCGGGCCTTGGAGATCGAGCGACCGCGATTCCGAGCGGCATGGCGACAGCTATCTCGTTCTCGATCCATCAGCTGGTGGCGCGGTTCGCTTCGATTTGAACCTGGCTGAGGAAAGGACTTACGAGATCTTTGCGATGTGGAGTGCCCGAGGGCAACGGGCGAAGGATGTCCCGTTTGTCATCGCTCACAACGATGGAACGAAGACCGTCCACGTCGATCAAGAGCGCGATGGCGGTGTTTGGAACAGCTTGGGGACGTATTCCTTCTCGCCGGCGAAGGCGTCGGTCGAAGTGGCTATCGAGAAGGCGAAGAACTACGTCATCGTCGATGCCATCTTGGTCGCACCACGTCGATAG
- a CDS encoding carboxy terminal-processing peptidase produces MTSPKTRFVRPLLLSAFCTITFLGPQINPCLGEDLVAPTKTDQNVAKIVAALLERRHVSRTALNDELSARAMELFLKSLDPMKLYFYQSDVDEFSKYNVTIDDMVKGGDLDVAYVVFKRFLQRIDERVAVAETLLTEDFDFTADESIVVEPDAARYPTSPEEAKDRWRRQIKFNLLVAKDEAVERKRKAEESGKEYKPTKEDLEDPKAKLLRRYKRNQKRWHETDSDQLLELFLTSVTTSYDPHTTFMSPKSLDNFRIMMRLNLEGIGAALREKDGYTVVSRVIPGGAADKQGELKADDYIVSVGQGTDGEMVDIVEMPLDDVVEQIRGHAGTIVQLGIKSGGTGETKILTITRAKVELEDSAARSQVVETDGETGPKMKIGYISLPSFYLDMEAARRNARDYRSSTKDVRDRLNEFKDEGIAAVVLDLRMNGGGSLTEAINLTGLFIDEGPVVQVKDSDGQVTPYADEDSGVAWDGPLVVLTSKFSASASEILAGAIQDYGRGIVVGDLATHGKGTVQTLMDLGQEILRSNRAPNFGALKVTLQQFYLPDGESTQKEGVKADIILPSLTTHMDVGEADLEYALEHDRVEKTKHRKYNMMSSDVLNSVRTNSAKRIEQSEDFIDLLRRIESYQRQKSEKFVSLQEDKFFARRKELDSQKEEEKQLLDAEMPDDEVFRHNFYNDEVLNITRDYVEALKRQNLARAN; encoded by the coding sequence ATGACGTCCCCCAAAACTCGCTTTGTCCGGCCACTGTTGCTGTCGGCCTTTTGCACGATCACCTTCCTCGGCCCGCAAATCAATCCTTGCCTTGGTGAAGATCTTGTCGCGCCGACCAAGACCGACCAGAACGTGGCGAAGATCGTCGCGGCCCTACTGGAACGACGTCACGTATCGCGGACGGCGTTGAACGACGAACTGAGCGCTCGTGCGATGGAACTGTTCCTGAAGTCGCTCGACCCCATGAAGCTCTACTTCTACCAATCCGACGTTGATGAATTCAGCAAATACAATGTCACGATCGACGACATGGTCAAAGGGGGCGATCTCGATGTTGCCTACGTGGTCTTCAAACGCTTCCTACAACGGATCGATGAACGCGTCGCGGTCGCCGAAACCTTGCTGACCGAAGACTTCGACTTCACCGCCGACGAATCGATTGTTGTGGAACCCGATGCCGCTCGCTATCCAACGTCTCCCGAAGAGGCGAAAGATCGTTGGCGTCGTCAGATCAAATTCAATCTACTTGTCGCCAAAGATGAAGCCGTCGAACGGAAACGCAAAGCGGAAGAATCGGGCAAAGAATACAAACCGACCAAAGAAGACCTCGAAGACCCGAAAGCCAAACTGCTGCGTCGCTACAAGCGGAATCAAAAGCGTTGGCACGAGACCGATTCGGACCAACTGCTGGAGTTGTTCCTGACCTCGGTCACGACCAGCTACGACCCGCACACAACCTTCATGTCGCCCAAATCGCTCGACAACTTCCGGATCATGATGCGTCTGAACCTGGAAGGGATCGGCGCCGCGCTGCGTGAGAAAGATGGCTACACCGTCGTCTCGCGAGTGATCCCCGGTGGCGCCGCCGACAAGCAAGGCGAACTGAAGGCAGACGACTACATCGTCAGTGTAGGGCAGGGGACCGATGGCGAAATGGTCGACATCGTCGAAATGCCACTGGACGATGTGGTCGAGCAAATCCGCGGCCATGCGGGCACGATCGTTCAATTGGGCATCAAATCGGGCGGTACTGGCGAAACGAAGATCCTCACGATCACGCGCGCCAAGGTCGAGCTCGAAGACAGCGCTGCACGCAGCCAGGTTGTTGAGACCGATGGCGAAACCGGCCCCAAAATGAAGATCGGCTACATCAGCCTGCCCAGTTTCTACCTGGACATGGAAGCCGCTCGCCGCAACGCTCGCGATTACCGCAGCAGCACCAAGGACGTTCGCGATCGCTTGAATGAATTCAAAGACGAGGGGATCGCCGCGGTGGTCTTGGACCTACGGATGAACGGCGGCGGCAGCTTGACCGAAGCGATCAACCTGACCGGCCTGTTTATCGACGAAGGCCCTGTCGTCCAAGTGAAAGACAGTGATGGACAGGTCACCCCGTATGCCGATGAAGACAGTGGCGTCGCTTGGGACGGACCGCTTGTCGTTCTGACCAGCAAGTTCAGCGCAAGTGCCAGCGAAATCCTGGCCGGTGCAATCCAAGATTATGGACGCGGCATCGTCGTCGGCGACCTGGCGACTCACGGCAAGGGAACCGTCCAAACCCTGATGGATCTTGGCCAAGAGATCCTGCGCAGCAATCGCGCGCCGAACTTCGGCGCCTTGAAAGTCACGCTGCAACAGTTTTATCTGCCCGATGGCGAAAGCACTCAAAAGGAAGGTGTGAAAGCCGACATCATCCTGCCTTCGCTGACCACGCACATGGACGTGGGCGAAGCGGACCTGGAGTATGCCCTGGAACACGATCGTGTCGAAAAAACCAAGCATCGCAAGTACAACATGATGAGCAGCGATGTTCTGAATAGCGTACGAACCAATTCCGCCAAACGCATCGAGCAGTCCGAGGACTTCATCGATCTGCTGCGACGTATTGAATCGTACCAACGGCAGAAATCGGAGAAGTTTGTCTCGCTGCAAGAAGACAAGTTCTTCGCCCGACGCAAAGAACTCGATTCGCAGAAGGAAGAGGAGAAACAATTGTTGGACGCCGAAATGCCCGACGATGAAGTCTTCCGCCACAACTTCTACAACGACGAAGTCTTGAATATCACTCGCGATTACGTCGAAGCACTCAAGCGTCAGAACTTGGCACGAGCCAACTGA